GTTCCCCAAGAGGTTTAAGGCTTCAAGACAAAGATCTATGCGTAGCAAAAACAAGGAAGCGcaagaaaaaatattactaaCCTTTGCCTCTGACTGGCCAACGTTAACCTGAAATTCAAGATCTCTGGTGTGAGTAATTGCATATAACAAGTGCCGCCCTTACAAGTTTAAAAGAAGGTACAAGGAAAACAAAAACCGTACAATGCAAAACGTTCTGGATGGAACGATTGTTGATTTATATATGGTTCCTGAAACATGAAATGGTAAACTGTTAGTGAAGATACTCCAATCATGAACTGAATCTCTATCACATGTtgtgcaagaaaaaaaaaatacagaatcATTTTGAACATCAGAAGAAGCATAAAGAATGATTGGGGGAACAACATGCCTTTCAAGTCCAAGTACACGTCCTCGGTTGTGTCTGAAACAACCACACGCCCAACAGCCCCCATATCTCCGCTCAAATCTATAGAGTCCCCTTCACATTCAACCAGTACCTGTAAAATTGGTTCAATGCTTTTTTTAACAACTGTGCTTTATCTACAATTATACTCTAGTATGGATGTAGTTAAGCCATTCCGCAACATAAGTGTCACCAGCCGCCATAGCAAAGATATATAAACGTGGACTGTAAAGCCAGGTGCAAAGGAACATATTTGTATTACCTTTGTGCGATTCACCTTCTCAGAAAGTACCAAAGGCAATCTTGAACTTGAGCCCTGGAAATATATAAATCTGGTCAGAAACGGAGAAGAAACAACGATAGTGGCCATAGCACAAGATTCTTACAGAAGAAGGCTTGACATTCTTATCCTTTGTTACTTCCTCAGCTACTGTGTCATCTGTATCTTTATCTGCATGATAGAGGAACAGTTACATTGCTTTAGAAGAATCCTAAAGACACAACAGTTTGGTTCAACTTATACCTTCAGTTTTCAATATTTCTTGTTCACTGTTTTCTTTCTTGGGTGACTGGTGGCCACTATTTGCCTTTTTCTTCGGAGATTTTTTCTTTGGAGCCTTCTTAACCGCAGGTTCTCCATCTTTAGCTTGAATAGCATTATCCTCATCCTTTTCAGTAGCCATAGTCACTTGCTGACTCATTGGTTCACTAGAGGGTGGTTCAGAATCAGATGAGACAAGCCATACATAATCATCTCCTTCctgacaaagaaaagaaaaagagaaacagTATAGCCTGTCAAATCCAGACCAAACTAAGAATTAACATTTCTTTTACATTACTAAGACAGGTAGAGAGCAGAGAAGACATTGCCACATAATTACAACATCACTCATGCAGCTGGGAAGCTTCTCTAGAGGAGGGTTCATAACTAAGAGATCACTACCTCaataaatacaattttatttgtcAAACAGATGCATGCAAAGAAGAAACGCTCAACTCACACTAACTACACACTAAGACAATTAGAGGCAACAAAAGCACACGCGAGTACAACGGGGTCCAAACGTTTCTTACTTTAGCGTCCTTATGCTTGCTAGACCCTTCTCCACCATCAACTTTGCTTCCATTCTCCTTCTCTGCAAATTGCTCCCAAGTAAAAAAAAGGCCTTTAGAAGCTCAACAGTTGGAATACTACTTCCATACCTTCAAGGTTGACAGTAGCATCtgcattcttcttcttcctcctagAAAACACCTGCTCGATACTCACTTGGTTTGTCACCAACTTCGCTTTGGAATCATTCTTAGACAAAGACTCAGCGGACTCTTTGTCCACAATAGTAACGGCATCACCGTCATCAGGCACAGGAAGAGACGAAATGGTTTCAGATTCCCTGGGAGGACTATCATCTGGAGAAGATAGTGATAACAATGAAGTGGTGGGTGCCtgcaaacacacaaaaacaaaaaaaaagcttccACCTTTCAATCCTGTTCCTGTAATAAAGCAAACCCAATACACAAAAAAAGAattcagaatgaatcaaataaGCAAAACCTGGAAAGATCGAAGCCAATCGGGAGATCCCTCTCTGGAGCTGCTGCTCATAATTCCTTACTCCAGAGCTCAAATTACAGCAATTCAAGCTTCTCCCGACTTCAATGTCTGCTcaattgaaacaaaataagcTCGCGGATACATGCATTTCTTTCGCAGGTCAAAACCCTAAAAGAGATCTTAAGAAACCATAGATTCGATGAAATCGAAGCTCACCTGAAGAAAGCAGAAGAAGTTTAGAATCTACGAACGTTGAAATCCGGAGAGGAGATATAGATTGACGGAGGAAGGGAAGCGAGAGTTTCCGCCGCCGGCGAGATTGAAGTGTGTGAAAGACGCGGGAAGATTGGCCACTAATCGCTTGTTCCGGTTTGGTTGCAAGGACCAAACAGAAGAAAACAAGTCtacttacatattttaatcattcatatatatatatatatgtatgtttccAAAACTTTTTCATtctaaaaagtttttaaaatcacATTTCCATGTTTCGAAACGTTTCGTTTATGCGTATCCGTTATAAAAAGTACCGTAcagatttttgaaaaacaattactatagtattttttttattttccttctttagcatattcttttattttgtggttattttttttatgtctaACCTTATATATGGTAAAGAATCCATGCAATGTCGCacgtaaatttatttataaaaatagatattccatattttataagataaatttttagaaaaaactatttacaatttcttttaaagaaataaatgtgttacaaaaataagttgttttttttataatgagaAGATACGACTCTTTAAACTAAATAATTGTAGAAATATACTTATtggaatattttaattattttaaactaatttatttttataatgaaaaaacACCACTCTTAATACTAATATAGTTCAGTTATTTTTGGTATGAAAAGACATATCTTTTTTATAACGAAGaaacataacttttaaaattaatagaGTTTAGTTTTTCATGAAAAGATACCTTTTTAATAATGTAAAACACAACTGTTATAACTAATAGAGttcatttttcattaaaaaagatACAATTCTTAAAATCAATAGAGTTCAATTTTTAGTGAaaagacataaatttttttttataacgaaGAAACACAACTTTTGAAACTAATATagttcatttttttctaaaaagacATGCCTTTCTAATATATTCTAATATGTAAAAGCACAATTCtcaaaactaatatattttagtttttgtgaaaagacacaactttaaatattaattaggaTTACTATTATTAATAGATTTGTCTATTATAATGAAAATACACAACTTTTGAAACTAATAATTGTAGAAAAAACTTATTAAGATATTTTAACTACTTTTAAACTAATTTCCTTTTTATAATGAAAAGATAAAACTCTTAAAACTAAtagagtttaatttttttgaaaaataaaattttataatgaaAAGTAACAACTCTTAAGCTAAtacatttcagtttttttttatgaaacaacACAAAATTTTGCATCAATTGGGATTGCTAATTTTTTATAAAGagaaataattttctaatattttctaatatgtaaacacacacaaatattaaactaatacatttcatttttatgaaaagacacaacttttaacattaattatttctattattaatttgtcttttataatgaaaaacacacaacttttaaaactaataattataGAAAGACactgatagactatggatttgacctatttacatccatggtttataggtgtttttactatctattattctattatagagtctatttattatatttataagatcatgagtgatttggagataagtgatgattttagagtattttggagatatttggagcaagcacccgagatgaccatcgagctcgaccatcggtcgatattagAGGAGGAATATCGATTGATGTTCACACTTGAACATtaatcgacagcgaagcgcgtagaaagcccgtttggtcacagccgacttgaagcccaagatttcacCAATTTACAAAATTGTCCCTGACGAGCTTTAACCTAACTATATAAACTTTGCCACCATATTAGAAGCAAAGTGTGATTTTctgtgtttttagttttattactttcaacaaaaggttttaggattgtgatagattggagagaagatccaaagttataatttgtgatagaaactccattaatatctattttactattttatgaaGTTTTCTAACTTAATTGTTTTCATGAATTACTTGGCTATGTCTGGGTAGTtccactgttagatttagggtttaaataggttatgagagaTTAGCCTCAaatatagattgctgagttgtggtaattgtcattaggattgttcattaatgcatgtttctagattagctaactagaacttgccctagaattgatagataaaagcgagagcttcattctcatcctgaaaaaacattataactgagctaagtttcttgctaagagtaaggcgagagctgatctagtgagcttagtaagcttcattcaacccgcgcataaagcttaaccagaagcgcgtcgatcgatattcatattggataatcgatcgacggagcgaaaggtgtatcgaccGATATCCCTATagaattatcgatcgacacttctattgatcgaacacatttgtttgggtcattagatctagtaGACGAGTTCAAACATGCGATagctgatggacttgttgaattgatagttgagctttacattaccatgcatgcaactcattaggcatttgtaaattataattccaagtttcttgaataaaaaccctaagtctagtatTTTcctttaagcaccaaaacctcaaccaatcaatcgagcaattactt
This genomic interval from Brassica napus cultivar Da-Ae chromosome A6, Da-Ae, whole genome shotgun sequence contains the following:
- the LOC106348427 gene encoding DNA-binding protein BIN4-like, which translates into the protein MSSSSREGSPDWLRSFQAPTTSLLSLSSPDDSPPRESETISSLPVPDDGDAVTIVDKESAESLSKNDSKAKLVTNQVSIEQVFSRRKKKNADATVNLEEKENGSKVDGGEGSSKHKDAKEGDDYVWLVSSDSEPPSSEPMSQQVTMATEKDEDNAIQAKDGEPAVKKAPKKKSPKKKANSGHQSPKKENSEQEILKTEDKDTDDTVAEEVTKDKNVKPSSGSSSRLPLVLSEKVNRTKVLVECEGDSIDLSGDMGAVGRVVVSDTTEDVYLDLKGTIYKSTIVPSRTFCIVNVGQSEAKIEAIMNDFIQLTPQSNVYEAETMMEGTLEGFSFESDDESNKNSKTASKPADQSGGPAEVTNANGKAKAKAKGENVVGKKRGRPSKEKQQPAKKARSSAPKKTKPKK